A genomic region of Synechococcales cyanobacterium CNB contains the following coding sequences:
- a CDS encoding HIT domain-containing protein — protein MADEGTTGRRGLHAPWRLEYLEALEARERAAGPPAPGAGSFLLDRWRDPASDRRNHVVYRDADGIILLNAFPYANGHLLVALGEARPTLLDYEPAQRASLWRLTELAADLLQRTLEPQGVNIGINQGRAAGAGVPQHLHVHLVPRWNGDVNFIEVVGGVRVIPAALDAMAERFRATVAELKRAKGV, from the coding sequence ATGGCCGACGAAGGCACCACGGGACGACGAGGGCTGCACGCGCCCTGGCGGCTGGAATACCTCGAGGCCCTCGAAGCACGCGAGCGCGCCGCAGGCCCCCCCGCGCCGGGGGCCGGCTCCTTCCTCCTCGACCGCTGGCGCGACCCCGCGAGCGACCGGCGAAACCACGTGGTCTACCGCGACGCCGACGGCATCATCCTCCTCAACGCCTTCCCCTACGCCAACGGCCACCTTCTCGTCGCGCTGGGCGAGGCGAGACCGACACTGCTCGACTATGAACCGGCCCAGCGGGCCTCGCTGTGGCGACTGACCGAACTGGCCGCGGACCTGCTCCAACGCACGCTCGAGCCGCAGGGCGTCAACATCGGGATCAACCAGGGACGCGCCGCGGGAGCGGGCGTGCCGCAGCACCTCCACGTGCACCTCGTGCCGCGCTGGAACGGCGACGTGAACTTCATCGAGGTCGTGGGCGGCGTGCGCGTCATCCCCGCCGCCCTGGACGCGATGGCGGAACGCTTCAGAGCGACGGTTGCGGAGTTGAAGCGGGCGAAGGGAGTCTGA
- a CDS encoding leucyl aminopeptidase family protein translates to MFNSIKAGGTGRAAALVLAHFKGQPLDGASKKRDADGSAAAALKRGEATGDLGRVVEAFPTGRGAHGRVLVVGLGAKDSFDADALRTAAAAVARRLAVTRDPSAEIDVQGALSGVRLDAERAGSAFGEGLGLVAWNADILKGAAGISNNGRPKPTLTVRSAHAAFNRGLKRGLALAEGANLTRTLSQTPPNLATPMWMAEQARKLARKTGMSCTVISGRRLKDERLTGIATVGAASENKPCLIRLEYRPKGGRAGGKPVVLIGKTMCYDSGGLSLKINNTMAGMKRDKDGGCAVLGAMHAIATTIRPKRRVVALLAAAENSISDEAYRPDDVLTFRNGVTVEVTNTDAEGRLVLADALCWACERENPECIIDLATLTGGVVIALGSTFAGLWCDDDALRARIEAASAASGERVWRLPHHAEYRDMMKSTVADILNSNPNRKAHPIQGAAFLSYFVEKGVPWAHIDIAGVHVADSDKGPFVAGPTGWGARLLAEFLDGR, encoded by the coding sequence ATGTTCAACAGCATCAAGGCGGGCGGCACGGGTCGCGCCGCTGCGCTTGTCCTCGCCCATTTCAAGGGGCAGCCCCTCGACGGCGCCTCGAAGAAGCGTGATGCCGACGGCTCGGCCGCCGCCGCGCTGAAGCGGGGCGAGGCGACCGGCGACCTCGGTCGCGTCGTCGAGGCGTTTCCGACGGGTCGCGGGGCGCACGGCCGCGTGCTTGTCGTCGGCCTGGGGGCGAAGGACTCGTTCGACGCGGACGCGCTGCGGACGGCGGCGGCGGCGGTCGCGCGCCGCCTGGCGGTGACGCGCGATCCTTCGGCCGAGATCGACGTACAGGGGGCGCTGTCGGGCGTGCGCCTCGACGCCGAGCGGGCAGGGTCGGCGTTCGGGGAGGGGCTTGGTCTCGTCGCCTGGAACGCCGACATCCTGAAGGGCGCGGCGGGCATCAGCAACAACGGCCGACCGAAGCCAACGCTGACGGTGCGTTCGGCGCACGCGGCGTTTAACCGCGGATTGAAGCGCGGCCTCGCGCTCGCGGAGGGCGCGAACCTCACGCGCACGCTGAGCCAGACGCCGCCGAACCTCGCCACGCCGATGTGGATGGCCGAGCAGGCGCGAAAACTCGCCCGCAAGACGGGCATGTCCTGCACGGTGATCTCGGGCAGGCGGCTGAAGGACGAGCGGCTGACGGGCATCGCGACGGTCGGGGCGGCGAGCGAGAACAAACCGTGCCTGATCCGGCTCGAATACCGGCCGAAGGGGGGGCGAGCGGGCGGCAAGCCGGTGGTCCTGATCGGCAAGACGATGTGCTACGACTCGGGCGGGCTGAGCCTCAAGATCAACAACACGATGGCTGGCATGAAGCGTGACAAGGACGGCGGGTGCGCGGTGCTCGGCGCGATGCACGCGATCGCCACCACCATCAGGCCGAAGCGCCGCGTCGTCGCCCTGCTCGCGGCGGCGGAGAACTCGATCAGTGACGAGGCGTACCGGCCCGACGACGTGCTGACGTTCCGCAACGGCGTGACAGTGGAGGTGACGAACACCGACGCCGAGGGGAGGCTGGTGCTCGCGGACGCGCTCTGCTGGGCGTGCGAGCGAGAGAACCCGGAGTGCATCATCGACCTGGCCACGCTGACGGGCGGCGTCGTGATCGCGCTCGGCTCGACCTTCGCGGGCCTGTGGTGCGACGACGACGCGCTGCGTGCCCGCATCGAGGCGGCGAGCGCGGCGAGCGGCGAGCGCGTGTGGCGGCTCCCCCACCATGCCGAGTACCGCGACATGATGAAGTCCACGGTCGCGGACATCCTGAACAGCAACCCCAACCGCAAGGCCCACCCGATCCAGGGCGCGGCGTTCCTGTCGTACTTCGTCGAGAAGGGCGTGCCGTGGGCGCACATCGACATCGCGGGCGTGCACGTCGCGGACTCGGACAAGGGGCCGTTCGTCGCCGGTCCCACGGGGTGGGGGGCGCGGCTGCTGGCGGAGTTCCTGGACGGTCGCTGA
- a CDS encoding class I SAM-dependent methyltransferase, producing MSNPTAGAPSAPRPQGEAPPAGVMDASYAADRRSKPHLEFRYKSRALNAADAYRRFGPGVDSPRVLDLGAAEGVTMAETHRLLGARESIGVEYAQDLIDAAGALPPGCRLVRGDVTRPHEAVEEGTFDLVTALAILEHLREPVALMEQASRALRPGGIVVASCPAGTWDTISGALRLHKDEHHEDQIGRESFASLAGAAGLTPVHYRRFMFAPVGFLPYLRVPVSPRFADAIDRVLRPLVVFNPFFVNQLFVARKP from the coding sequence GTGAGCAACCCGACGGCCGGCGCTCCGTCCGCACCGCGACCGCAGGGCGAGGCCCCCCCCGCGGGGGTGATGGACGCCAGTTACGCGGCGGATCGCCGGTCCAAGCCGCACTTGGAGTTCAGGTACAAGTCGCGCGCGCTCAATGCAGCCGACGCGTACCGGCGTTTCGGGCCGGGCGTTGACTCGCCGCGGGTGCTGGACCTGGGCGCGGCCGAGGGCGTCACGATGGCGGAGACGCACAGGCTGCTCGGCGCGCGCGAGTCGATCGGGGTGGAGTACGCGCAGGACCTGATCGACGCGGCGGGCGCGCTCCCACCCGGCTGCCGCCTCGTGCGCGGCGACGTGACGCGGCCGCACGAGGCAGTCGAGGAAGGGACGTTCGACCTCGTGACAGCGCTGGCGATTCTCGAGCACCTGCGCGAGCCGGTGGCGCTCATGGAGCAGGCGTCGCGCGCGTTGCGCCCGGGGGGGATCGTCGTCGCCTCGTGCCCCGCCGGGACGTGGGACACCATCAGCGGCGCGCTGCGGCTGCACAAGGACGAGCATCACGAGGACCAGATCGGGCGGGAGTCGTTCGCGTCGCTGGCCGGCGCGGCGGGCCTGACGCCCGTGCACTACCGTCGCTTCATGTTCGCGCCGGTCGGCTTCCTGCCGTACCTGCGAGTGCCCGTTTCTCCGCGGTTTGCCGACGCCATCGATCGCGTGCTGAGGCCGCTCGTCGTGTTCAACCCCTTCTTCGTGAACCAGTTGTTTGTCGCGCGCAAGCCATGA
- a CDS encoding flippase-like domain-containing protein — protein sequence MTSMNEHDGGGGVRARSRRVLLAAIPLAGMTVALVLLAATLDARQVVASVASASPPWIAAGASLCLLSTLIGSLRLSLFLRAAGMSRPLRRCWSAVMAGLTLNAFLPARGGDLAKGVFLADAPGERAALLGIVLVERVFDVFVLGALGTLSAIALAQWHAAALAGALMAAPVGAFAALRFAHRTPVMRSFFERMGHGARSITARPWCAAGAGGVAAIAWLNNTAILWCLLRATGTAVEPLRAVGAGALAIFVGLLPVSVSGIGTRDAALAALLRGVAEPEAVVAAAMLYTVLGYWMLAAIGALTLRAELARALWARRDRA from the coding sequence ATGACCTCGATGAACGAACACGACGGTGGCGGTGGAGTCCGCGCTCGTTCGCGCCGCGTGCTGCTCGCGGCGATCCCGCTGGCGGGAATGACGGTCGCTCTCGTGCTGCTCGCGGCGACGCTCGACGCTCGGCAGGTCGTCGCTTCGGTGGCGTCGGCGTCCCCTCCGTGGATCGCCGCGGGCGCGTCGCTCTGCCTGCTGAGCACGCTCATCGGCTCGCTCCGCCTGAGCCTCTTTCTTCGTGCGGCCGGGATGAGTCGCCCGCTGCGTCGGTGCTGGTCGGCGGTGATGGCGGGGCTGACGCTGAACGCCTTTCTGCCCGCGCGCGGGGGCGACCTGGCCAAGGGCGTGTTCCTCGCCGATGCGCCGGGGGAGCGTGCGGCGCTCCTGGGGATCGTGCTGGTCGAGAGGGTCTTTGACGTGTTCGTGCTCGGCGCGCTCGGGACGCTCTCTGCGATCGCGCTTGCGCAGTGGCACGCGGCCGCGCTCGCCGGGGCGCTGATGGCCGCGCCGGTCGGGGCGTTCGCGGCGCTGCGCTTCGCGCACCGGACTCCGGTGATGCGGTCGTTCTTCGAGCGGATGGGGCACGGGGCGCGCTCGATCACTGCGCGGCCGTGGTGCGCCGCGGGCGCGGGGGGGGTCGCGGCGATCGCGTGGCTCAACAACACCGCGATTCTCTGGTGCCTGCTTCGCGCGACGGGTACGGCGGTCGAGCCGCTGCGCGCGGTGGGCGCCGGCGCGCTGGCGATCTTTGTCGGGCTGCTTCCCGTCTCGGTGAGCGGGATCGGGACGCGGGACGCCGCGCTGGCCGCATTGCTGCGCGGCGTAGCCGAGCCGGAGGCGGTGGTCGCGGCCGCGATGCTCTACACCGTGCTCGGGTACTGGATGCTCGCGGCGATCGGTGCGCTCACGCTGAGGGCCGAGCTCGCCCGTGCCCTGTGGGCGCGTCGCGATCGCGCTTAG
- a CDS encoding glycosyltransferase family 2 protein, whose protein sequence is MHHAPHPPNPTVAPGVSVVVPCYNEQGAVADTVRQVNDALSRLGCESEMIFVNDGSRDATGPILDRLVAEYPRLRVYHNPVNAGYGATLKRGVAQARFERIVITDADGTYPNDRIPELVALLDEHDMVVGARTGASVRIPLARRPAKWALLRYARWMSRADIKDINSGLRAIRRIHVERYWSMLPNAFSFTTTITLALHTDGASVAYVPIDYHPRVGKSSIRPIRDTLGFFSLVFRTVMYFKPLPVFGSVAAALIVLAVVVGVIGKLAFGTVPNVSTTGLLSTGLILFGLGLIGDLINARMVGSPAHVRLRAGHDGDGRSSAPPTPRTQTPVPQVEVRPLRRAPAGTGSDRGHTD, encoded by the coding sequence ATGCACCACGCCCCGCACCCGCCCAACCCGACCGTCGCGCCCGGCGTCTCCGTGGTCGTGCCCTGCTACAACGAGCAGGGGGCCGTCGCCGACACCGTGCGCCAGGTCAACGACGCACTCTCGCGCCTCGGGTGCGAGTCCGAGATGATCTTCGTCAACGACGGCTCGCGCGACGCGACCGGCCCCATCCTCGACCGCCTCGTGGCGGAATACCCCCGCCTGCGCGTCTACCACAACCCGGTCAACGCCGGCTACGGCGCGACCCTCAAGCGCGGCGTGGCGCAGGCCAGGTTCGAGCGGATCGTCATCACCGACGCGGACGGCACCTACCCCAACGACCGCATCCCCGAACTCGTCGCCCTGCTCGACGAGCACGACATGGTGGTCGGGGCGCGGACGGGAGCGTCGGTCCGCATCCCGCTGGCGCGGCGCCCCGCCAAGTGGGCCTTGCTGCGCTACGCACGCTGGATGTCCCGCGCCGACATCAAGGACATCAACTCCGGCCTGCGCGCCATCCGACGCATCCACGTCGAACGCTACTGGTCGATGCTGCCCAACGCCTTCAGCTTCACCACCACCATCACCCTCGCCCTCCACACCGACGGCGCGAGCGTCGCCTACGTGCCCATCGACTACCACCCGCGCGTGGGCAAGAGCTCCATCCGCCCCATCCGTGACACCCTCGGCTTCTTCTCCCTCGTCTTCCGCACCGTGATGTACTTCAAGCCGCTCCCCGTCTTCGGCTCGGTCGCCGCCGCCCTGATCGTTCTCGCGGTGGTCGTCGGCGTCATCGGGAAGCTGGCCTTCGGGACCGTGCCGAACGTGTCCACCACCGGCCTGCTCTCGACCGGGCTGATCCTCTTCGGACTCGGACTGATCGGCGACCTCATCAACGCACGCATGGTCGGCTCGCCCGCGCACGTGCGCCTCCGCGCCGGGCACGACGGCGACGGGCGCTCCTCCGCGCCGCCGACCCCTCGAACCCAGACGCCCGTGCCCCAGGTCGAGGTCAGGCCGCTGCGCCGAGCGCCTGCCGGAACAGGGAGCGACCGCGGCCACACCGACTAA
- a CDS encoding ABC transporter permease codes for MIGESRARRAGNAGTPSQTDTKCRLLAGCASRCRAGAVSAGAWASAAHGGADTLAPAPMTPPLVTLASAPAPWSALLSPARLARDLWRHRELIRQFTVRELASRSKGTLLGVAWEVLKPLATILVFTFVFSVVLRVRWQAAGIESETAGFVVMMLCAMIPFNVFSQAVLAAPTLVLSRPNLVKKVVFPLEVLGVSATLASLVTALIFAVLVLILLLLTTGRVPPTAALLPVTIVPVVMLTLGVTWFLASLGVFLRDIGQLLNVVVSNILFFSAPIFYPIEAVPEHLRFIPYLNPMTYPVLDARRVLVLGEAPDWPVLAAFTVACAVVMQAGYAWFVKSRRGLADVI; via the coding sequence ATGATAGGCGAAAGCCGTGCTCGGCGCGCGGGGAACGCCGGGACGCCGTCACAAACAGACACCAAATGCCGACTTCTCGCCGGTTGCGCGTCTCGGTGTCGTGCTGGAGCGGTGTCGGCGGGCGCGTGGGCATCGGCGGCGCACGGGGGCGCGGATACACTCGCCCCTGCGCCGATGACGCCTCCGCTTGTCACTCTGGCTTCCGCCCCCGCGCCGTGGTCGGCGTTGCTCAGCCCGGCGCGACTGGCGCGAGACCTGTGGCGGCATCGAGAGCTGATCCGGCAGTTCACGGTCCGTGAACTCGCGTCGCGCTCCAAGGGGACGCTGCTGGGCGTGGCGTGGGAGGTGCTCAAGCCGCTGGCCACGATCCTGGTGTTCACGTTCGTGTTCTCGGTCGTGCTGCGGGTGCGGTGGCAGGCGGCGGGGATCGAGTCGGAGACGGCGGGTTTCGTGGTGATGATGCTGTGCGCGATGATCCCGTTCAACGTCTTCTCGCAGGCGGTGCTGGCCGCGCCGACGCTCGTGCTGAGCCGCCCGAACCTGGTGAAGAAGGTGGTCTTTCCGCTGGAGGTGCTCGGGGTGTCGGCGACGCTCGCCTCGCTGGTGACGGCGCTGATCTTCGCCGTGCTGGTGCTGATCCTGCTGCTGCTGACGACGGGGCGTGTGCCGCCGACGGCGGCGCTGCTGCCGGTCACGATCGTGCCGGTGGTGATGCTGACGCTGGGCGTGACGTGGTTCCTGGCGTCGCTGGGCGTGTTCCTGCGCGACATCGGGCAGTTGCTGAACGTGGTCGTGAGCAACATCCTGTTCTTCTCCGCGCCGATCTTCTACCCGATCGAGGCGGTGCCGGAGCATCTGCGCTTCATCCCCTACCTGAACCCGATGACGTACCCGGTGCTCGACGCCCGGCGGGTGCTGGTGCTGGGCGAGGCGCCGGACTGGCCCGTTCTTGCCGCGTTCACTGTCGCGTGCGCGGTCGTGATGCAGGCGGGGTACGCGTGGTTCGTGAAGAGCAGGCGTGGGCTGGCGGACGTGATCTGA
- a CDS encoding ABC transporter ATP-binding protein → MSASGPAIAVENLGKCYHMYARPEDRLKQAAFRWSRRFYAEFWALREVSFEVQRGESFGIVGRNGSGKSTLLQIVAGTTAPTEGVVRRAGRVAALLELGSGFDPEFTGRENVYLNGAILGLTRRQIDERFDAIAGFADIGQFIDQPVKTYSSGMLVRLAFAVQVQVEPDILIVDEALAVGDNLFQKRCYQRLHELRERGVTLLFVSHDQETIRTLTSRALLLHAGRVRAIGPSSEVLLDYRRLLHEEERRWMRTEAAAHPPRSQERPVGESEPDDGDDRARRSFGDLDAEILGVQVLDGAGEPCAAFRPGDTLVIRVRYRVNREMTGISVGVRIRDKQGVKVYSWGTLNQDMAIWTGRARGDVLWDRRLPAGHTEEIDFVCDCPLGANFYEVQASVSEERDRHYNDQRILHWIDEAAFFSVLVDRYEYFFGGVADLRMRAHVRH, encoded by the coding sequence ATGAGCGCGTCAGGGCCGGCCATCGCCGTCGAGAACCTCGGCAAGTGCTACCACATGTACGCGCGGCCCGAGGACCGCCTGAAGCAGGCGGCCTTCCGCTGGAGCCGCCGCTTCTACGCCGAGTTCTGGGCGTTGCGCGAGGTGAGTTTCGAGGTGCAGCGGGGCGAGTCGTTCGGGATCGTCGGCCGCAACGGTTCGGGCAAGAGCACCCTGCTGCAGATCGTCGCGGGCACGACCGCGCCCACCGAGGGCGTGGTGCGTCGTGCGGGTCGCGTCGCCGCGCTGCTGGAGCTGGGGAGCGGGTTCGACCCGGAGTTCACGGGCCGGGAGAACGTCTACCTCAACGGCGCGATCCTCGGGCTGACGCGCCGGCAGATCGACGAGCGCTTCGACGCGATCGCCGGCTTTGCCGACATCGGGCAGTTCATCGACCAGCCCGTGAAGACGTACAGCTCGGGGATGCTGGTGCGGCTGGCGTTCGCGGTGCAGGTGCAGGTCGAGCCGGACATCCTGATCGTGGACGAGGCCCTCGCGGTCGGAGACAACCTCTTCCAGAAGCGGTGCTACCAGCGGCTGCACGAGTTGCGCGAGCGGGGGGTGACGCTGCTGTTCGTCTCGCACGACCAGGAGACGATCCGCACGCTGACCAGCCGGGCGCTCCTGCTTCACGCCGGACGGGTGCGTGCGATTGGCCCCTCGTCGGAGGTTCTGCTCGACTATCGCCGGCTGCTGCACGAGGAGGAAAGGCGCTGGATGCGGACCGAGGCGGCGGCGCACCCCCCCCGTTCGCAGGAGCGGCCCGTGGGGGAGAGCGAGCCGGACGACGGGGACGATCGTGCCCGACGATCGTTCGGCGACCTGGACGCGGAGATTCTCGGGGTGCAGGTGCTGGACGGCGCGGGCGAGCCGTGCGCGGCGTTCAGGCCCGGTGACACGCTCGTGATCCGGGTTCGATACCGAGTGAACCGCGAGATGACAGGCATCAGCGTGGGCGTGCGCATCCGCGACAAGCAGGGCGTCAAGGTATACTCGTGGGGTACGCTGAACCAGGACATGGCCATCTGGACCGGGCGGGCGCGGGGCGACGTGCTCTGGGACCGTCGGCTCCCCGCGGGACACACCGAGGAGATCGACTTCGTCTGCGACTGCCCGCTCGGCGCCAACTTCTACGAGGTGCAGGCGTCGGTGAGCGAGGAGCGCGACCGGCACTACAACGACCAGCGCATCCTTCACTGGATCGACGAGGCGGCCTTCTTCAGCGTCCTCGTCGACCGATACGAGTACTTTTTCGGCGGCGTCGCCGACCTGCGGATGAGGGCGCATGTCAGGCACTGA
- a CDS encoding methyltransferase domain-containing protein has product MSGTDYAAIYDQYWSRADRWGSSSFENATELALRVLVTCGGGTVLDAGCGMGALVLALLREGVDARGVDCARRVVEHGNALAPGRFTEGSVLDLPFPDGAFDTVVCADVLEHLAPDDAELAITELARVARSNLFITVATAADRDGTWHLTVRPRGWWEARFIEAGVRKHPLMQRVVPYGRGETVVGQATLVFEKIPPRALEAYPLAWLARERDLHMDMLREAGVRSEAHIARYTLAASYVRPGDTVLDAACGMGYGAHVLATAGRPARVIGIDASAAAVEYAAANFGVPVAASNGVRPAVEFHKSDAADLSAIDDRSIDLVASFETLEHVAQPERFLDEVRRVLRPGGRLVVSVPNRWADETGHDPNPHHLHVYDWETLARQVGSRFLPEHTYAQDADGGVHRSGVFPALAEAPLDADPPPGDPEWWVLVAMADPIGADRDGYTESAYPDYHDLDGYNLTAFERDYHNPWLVRAMVSIGARTEHPALLRRLAERTLETAPAGSADHGAALCVLGYRLLERGDAGEVAALLARIDEYHDRADGTPHAWRWRISNQYLAGLLLLRTGDRERARRAFLVCADLDPVRFAPLLATKTVDALFRAGLLSASDGRASEARKAWTRGVEEARRVLAGDWTNVVGRTDRPVSFGLREAAQVLDMAVRCGDGLEMIEEWEARPGVAWERAATLNWSSQLAWTRRLERAKAWLERELAWWRAESERRDQVVREREGEVRRLEEARDWERSQQEAWRKIADERDAALRQQSDWIARLEQARDWAESQRAGWEREAERLREAAEESARWAEDRRRAAEWLEQEVERARAWATELERARAWSDDQRTVWERKCAEAEACIGELRAWIAELDRKRERADEEHAAESDRLHALTESQRVLIIGLEAERERLRDEARRLSERVRVMRSELERLSSLRGLLRAGARKVLRRAVVDPGVLNPLDASPSPDRPADGASA; this is encoded by the coding sequence ATGTCAGGCACTGATTACGCGGCGATCTACGACCAGTACTGGTCCCGCGCCGACCGGTGGGGATCGTCCTCCTTCGAGAACGCCACCGAGCTGGCCCTGCGCGTCCTGGTGACCTGCGGCGGCGGAACCGTTCTGGACGCGGGGTGCGGCATGGGCGCGCTCGTCCTCGCCCTGCTGCGCGAGGGCGTGGATGCGCGGGGCGTGGACTGCGCGCGCCGCGTCGTCGAGCACGGCAACGCCCTCGCGCCGGGGCGGTTCACCGAAGGCAGCGTCCTCGACCTGCCCTTCCCCGACGGCGCGTTCGACACCGTGGTCTGCGCCGACGTGCTCGAGCATCTCGCCCCCGACGACGCCGAACTCGCGATCACGGAACTCGCCCGCGTCGCCCGGTCGAACCTCTTCATCACGGTCGCCACGGCCGCCGACCGCGACGGGACGTGGCACCTCACCGTGCGGCCGCGGGGCTGGTGGGAGGCGCGTTTCATCGAGGCCGGTGTCCGCAAGCACCCGCTGATGCAGCGCGTCGTTCCCTATGGGCGTGGCGAGACCGTGGTCGGCCAGGCCACGCTCGTGTTCGAGAAGATTCCGCCGCGTGCGCTCGAGGCGTACCCGCTCGCCTGGCTCGCGCGAGAACGCGACCTGCACATGGACATGCTGCGTGAGGCCGGGGTTCGGTCAGAGGCCCACATCGCTCGTTACACCCTCGCGGCGTCGTATGTCAGGCCGGGGGATACGGTCCTCGACGCGGCGTGCGGCATGGGGTACGGCGCGCACGTGCTCGCCACGGCGGGGAGGCCGGCGCGGGTGATCGGCATCGACGCCAGCGCCGCGGCGGTCGAGTACGCGGCGGCCAACTTCGGCGTGCCGGTGGCGGCGTCGAACGGCGTGCGCCCGGCCGTCGAGTTCCACAAGTCCGACGCGGCCGACCTCTCCGCGATCGACGACCGTTCTATCGATCTCGTCGCGTCGTTCGAGACGCTGGAGCACGTCGCCCAGCCCGAGCGGTTCCTCGACGAGGTGCGGCGCGTGCTGCGGCCAGGCGGGCGCCTCGTGGTCAGCGTTCCGAACCGATGGGCGGACGAGACCGGCCACGACCCCAACCCGCACCACCTGCACGTCTATGACTGGGAGACGCTGGCGCGGCAGGTCGGGTCGCGTTTTCTGCCGGAGCACACCTACGCGCAGGACGCCGACGGCGGCGTACACCGCTCGGGCGTCTTCCCTGCGCTCGCCGAGGCGCCCCTTGACGCCGACCCCCCCCCCGGCGACCCGGAGTGGTGGGTGCTGGTCGCCATGGCCGATCCGATCGGTGCGGACCGCGACGGCTACACGGAGTCGGCGTACCCGGACTATCACGACCTCGACGGGTACAACCTCACCGCGTTCGAGCGCGACTACCACAACCCGTGGCTGGTGCGCGCGATGGTGTCGATCGGGGCGCGCACGGAGCACCCCGCGCTGCTGCGGCGCCTCGCCGAGCGAACGCTCGAAACCGCGCCGGCGGGCAGCGCGGACCACGGCGCCGCGCTGTGCGTGCTCGGCTACCGGCTGCTCGAACGCGGCGACGCCGGGGAGGTCGCCGCCCTGCTCGCACGGATCGATGAGTACCACGACAGGGCGGACGGCACGCCGCACGCCTGGCGATGGCGGATCAGCAACCAGTATCTCGCGGGGTTGCTCCTGCTGCGAACGGGGGACCGCGAGAGGGCGCGGCGTGCGTTCCTCGTGTGCGCCGACCTCGACCCGGTTCGCTTTGCGCCGCTGCTGGCGACGAAGACCGTCGATGCGCTCTTCCGCGCGGGCCTGCTCAGCGCGAGCGACGGCCGCGCGAGCGAGGCGCGCAAGGCGTGGACGCGCGGTGTGGAGGAAGCACGGCGAGTCCTGGCGGGCGACTGGACCAACGTCGTCGGCCGGACGGACCGTCCGGTCTCGTTCGGGCTGCGCGAAGCGGCACAGGTGCTCGACATGGCGGTCCGCTGCGGCGACGGGCTGGAGATGATCGAGGAGTGGGAGGCGAGGCCCGGCGTTGCGTGGGAGCGAGCCGCCACACTCAACTGGTCCAGCCAGCTGGCGTGGACGCGGCGGCTCGAGCGAGCCAAGGCGTGGCTGGAACGAGAGTTGGCGTGGTGGCGGGCTGAATCCGAGCGGCGCGACCAGGTCGTGCGCGAGCGCGAAGGCGAGGTCCGTCGGCTCGAGGAAGCCCGCGACTGGGAGCGTTCCCAGCAGGAAGCGTGGCGGAAGATCGCTGACGAGCGAGACGCCGCGCTGCGCCAGCAGTCCGACTGGATCGCGCGGCTCGAACAGGCGCGCGACTGGGCGGAAAGCCAGCGCGCCGGCTGGGAGCGGGAGGCGGAGCGTCTGCGCGAGGCGGCCGAGGAGTCGGCGCGCTGGGCCGAGGACCGCCGGCGGGCCGCCGAGTGGCTCGAACAGGAAGTTGAGCGCGCCCGGGCCTGGGCGACGGAACTCGAGCGAGCGCGGGCGTGGTCCGACGATCAGCGCACCGTGTGGGAGCGAAAGTGCGCGGAGGCCGAGGCGTGCATCGGGGAACTGCGTGCCTGGATCGCGGAGTTGGACCGGAAGCGGGAGCGCGCGGACGAGGAGCACGCGGCGGAGTCCGATCGGCTCCATGCCTTGACTGAAAGTCAGCGGGTTCTGATAATCGGTCTCGAAGCGGAGCGGGAGCGGCTGCGCGACGAAGCGCGTCGCCTGAGCGAGCGGGTCCGCGTGATGCGCTCGGAACTGGAGCGGCTTTCGAGCCTCCGGGGTCTGCTGCGGGCCGGCGCCAGGAAGGTTCTGCGTCGTGCCGTCGTGGACCCGGGCGTCCTGAACCCTCTCGACGCCTCCCCGTCTCCCGACCGTCCGGCCGACGGCGCGTCGGCGTGA